A genomic stretch from Capricornis sumatraensis isolate serow.1 chromosome 4, serow.2, whole genome shotgun sequence includes:
- the SLC39A5 gene encoding zinc transporter ZIP5 isoform X1: MTTETFVKDIKPGLKNLNLIFIVLETGRVTKTKDGHEVRTCKVADKTGSINISVWDDVGNLIQPGDIIRLTKGYASVFKGCLTLYTGRGGDLQKIGEFCMVYSEVPNFSEPNPEYSAQQAPNKTVQNDSGPAAPQPTTGPPATSPAGTKKTASPFLWCPCLLLSGHSPQDVAPGGIEAGTRASKPVPRVMGPPMSHLLAGLCVWVALGRVEGSAPYLGPAEQEQNHYLAQLFGLYGENGTLTAGGLARLLHSLGLGRVQALRLGHHGPPAGRGASPAGDNSTHRPQDPELSVDVWAGLPLDPSGWGDLAETEAPGPPHGPGPSGLGLFHRLLLLDHSLADHLNEDCLNGSQLLVNFGLSPAAPLTPRQFALLCPALLYQIDSRVCIGAPAPTPPGDLLSALIHSTLAVLLLSLPAPLSLLLLRLLGPRLLRPLLGFLGAVAVGTLCGDALLHLLPHAQGGQHGGAGGRPEEDLGPGRSVLGGLFLLFILENVLGLLRRRGRKPRCCGQKRKDLRTPNLDVEDGSGVALQPLQAAPEPGAQRPREQDSQPPTVPAPPGHQGHSHGYEGGGGTNITWMVLLGDGLHNLTDGLAIGAAFSDGFSSGLSTTVAVFCHELPHELGDFAMLLQAGLPFRQLLLLSLVSGVLGLGGAALGVGLSLGPVPLTPWVFGVTAGVFLYVALVDMLPALLRPPEPLPLLHVLLQGLGLLLGGALMLTIALLEEQLWPLVSDD, translated from the exons ATGACGACGGAGACCTTCGTGAAGGATATCAAGCCCGGGCTCAAGAATCTGAACCTCATCTTCATTGTGCTGGAGACAG GCCGAGTGACCAAGACAAAGGACGGGCACGAGGTTCGGACCTGCAAAGTGGCCGACAAAACTGGCAGCATCAATATCTCTGTCTGGGATGACGTGGGCAACCTAATCCAGCCTGGGGATATTATCCGGCTCACCAAAGG GTACGCATCAGTGTTCAAAGGTTGTCTGACATTGTACACTGGCCGTGGGGGTGATCTTCAGAAGATTGGAGA ATTCTGTATGGTTTATTCTGAGGTTCCTAACTTCAGTGAGCCAAACCCCGAATACAGCGCCCAGCAGGCACCCAACAAGACG GTGCAGAACGACAGTGGCCCTGCGGCTCCCCAGCCTACCACTGGACCCCCTGCTACTTCTCCAG CTGGAACCAAGAAGACGGCGTCCCCCTTCCTCTGGTGTCCCTGTTTGCTGCTGTCAG GGCACAGTCCTCAGGATGTTGCACCAGGGGGAATAGAAGCCGGAACCAGAGCCTCTAAGCCTGTCCCCCGAGTAATGGGGCCCCCAATGAGTCACCTGCTGGCTggcctgtgtgtgtgggtggccTTGGGCCGGGTGGAGGGCTCAGCCCCCTACCTGGGGCCTGCTGAGCAGGAACAGAACCATTACCTGGCCCAGTTGTTTGGTCTGTATGGGGAGAATGGGACGCTGACCGCAGGGGGcctagccaggctcctccacaGCCTGGGACTAGGCCGAGTTCAGGCCCTTCGCCTGGGACACCACGGGCCTCCTGCTGGTCGGGGTGCATCCCCAGCTGGAGACAATTCCACACACAG GCCGCAGGACCCCGAGCTGAGTGTGGATGTCTGGGCAGGGCTGCCTCTGGACCCCTCGGGGTGGGGTGAcctggcagagacagaggccccagGACCACCCCATGGGCCAGGCCCCTCAGGCCTAGGCCTCTTTCACAGACTTCTGCTGCTGGACCATTCACTGGCTGACCATCTGAATGAGGAT TGTCTGAATGGCTCCCAGCTGCTGGTCAATTTTGGCTTGAGCCCTGCTGCTCCTCTCACTCCTCGTCAGTTTGCACTGCTGTGTCCAGCCCTGCTTTATCAGATTGACAGCCGTGTCTGCATCGGGGCCCCAGCTCCAACCCCCCCAGGGGATCTACTATCTG CCCTGATTCATAGCACCCTGGCAGTCCTGCTGCTCAGCCTACCTGCAcccctctccctgctgctgctgcggctccTGGGACCTCGTCTGCTGCGGCCCCTGCTGGGCTTCCTGGGGGCTGTGGCCGTGGGCACTCTTTGTGGGGATGCGCTGCTGCACCTGCTGCCACAC GCGCAAGGAGGGCAGCATGGTGGAGCTGGCGGGCGGCCAGAGGAGGACCTGGGCCCGGGACGGTCGGTGCTTGGCGGTCTTTTCCTGCTCTTCATCCTGGAGAATGTGCTAGGGCTCTTGCGGCGTCGAGGGCGCAAGCCA AGATGCTGCGGGCAGAAAAGAAAGGACCTCAGAACTCCAAACCTGGACGTGGAGGATGGCAGTGGGGTGGCCCTTCAGCCACTGCAGGCAGCTCCAG AGCCAGGGGCTCAGAGACCAAGGGAGCAGGACAGCCAGCCCCCAACCGTCCCAGCCCCTCCTGGGCACCAAGGCCACAGTCACGGGTACGAGGGTGGTGGTGGCACCAACATCACATGGATGGTCCTCCTGGGAGACGGTCTGCACAACCTCACTGATGGGCTGGCCATAG gggcTGCCTTCTCTGATGGCTTCTCCAGCGGCCTCAGCACCACTGTAGCGGTCTTCTGCCACGAGCTGCCCCACGAACTGG GTGACTTCGCCATGCTGCTCCAGGCTGGGCTGCCCTTCCGGCAGCTGCTCCTGCTGAGCCTGGTGTCTGGAGTCCTGGGGCTGGGGGGCgcagccctgggggtggggctcaGCCTGGGCCCTGTCCCCCTCACTCCCTGGGTGTTTGGGGTCACTGCCGGGGTCTTCCTCTATGTGGCCCTCGTGGAcatg CTCCCAGCCCTGCTTCGTCCTCCCGAGCCTCTCCCCCTGCTCCACGTGCTGCTGCAGGGGTTGGGGCTGCTGCTGGGGGGTGCCCTCATGCTCACCATAGCCCTACTGGAGGAGCAGTTGTGGCCCCTTGTCTCTGATGACTGA
- the SLC39A5 gene encoding zinc transporter ZIP5 isoform X2 → MGPPMSHLLAGLCVWVALGRVEGSAPYLGPAEQEQNHYLAQLFGLYGENGTLTAGGLARLLHSLGLGRVQALRLGHHGPPAGRGASPAGDNSTHRPQDPELSVDVWAGLPLDPSGWGDLAETEAPGPPHGPGPSGLGLFHRLLLLDHSLADHLNEDCLNGSQLLVNFGLSPAAPLTPRQFALLCPALLYQIDSRVCIGAPAPTPPGDLLSALIHSTLAVLLLSLPAPLSLLLLRLLGPRLLRPLLGFLGAVAVGTLCGDALLHLLPHAQGGQHGGAGGRPEEDLGPGRSVLGGLFLLFILENVLGLLRRRGRKPRCCGQKRKDLRTPNLDVEDGSGVALQPLQAAPEPGAQRPREQDSQPPTVPAPPGHQGHSHGYEGGGGTNITWMVLLGDGLHNLTDGLAIGAAFSDGFSSGLSTTVAVFCHELPHELGDFAMLLQAGLPFRQLLLLSLVSGVLGLGGAALGVGLSLGPVPLTPWVFGVTAGVFLYVALVDMLPALLRPPEPLPLLHVLLQGLGLLLGGALMLTIALLEEQLWPLVSDD, encoded by the exons ATGGGGCCCCCAATGAGTCACCTGCTGGCTggcctgtgtgtgtgggtggccTTGGGCCGGGTGGAGGGCTCAGCCCCCTACCTGGGGCCTGCTGAGCAGGAACAGAACCATTACCTGGCCCAGTTGTTTGGTCTGTATGGGGAGAATGGGACGCTGACCGCAGGGGGcctagccaggctcctccacaGCCTGGGACTAGGCCGAGTTCAGGCCCTTCGCCTGGGACACCACGGGCCTCCTGCTGGTCGGGGTGCATCCCCAGCTGGAGACAATTCCACACACAG GCCGCAGGACCCCGAGCTGAGTGTGGATGTCTGGGCAGGGCTGCCTCTGGACCCCTCGGGGTGGGGTGAcctggcagagacagaggccccagGACCACCCCATGGGCCAGGCCCCTCAGGCCTAGGCCTCTTTCACAGACTTCTGCTGCTGGACCATTCACTGGCTGACCATCTGAATGAGGAT TGTCTGAATGGCTCCCAGCTGCTGGTCAATTTTGGCTTGAGCCCTGCTGCTCCTCTCACTCCTCGTCAGTTTGCACTGCTGTGTCCAGCCCTGCTTTATCAGATTGACAGCCGTGTCTGCATCGGGGCCCCAGCTCCAACCCCCCCAGGGGATCTACTATCTG CCCTGATTCATAGCACCCTGGCAGTCCTGCTGCTCAGCCTACCTGCAcccctctccctgctgctgctgcggctccTGGGACCTCGTCTGCTGCGGCCCCTGCTGGGCTTCCTGGGGGCTGTGGCCGTGGGCACTCTTTGTGGGGATGCGCTGCTGCACCTGCTGCCACAC GCGCAAGGAGGGCAGCATGGTGGAGCTGGCGGGCGGCCAGAGGAGGACCTGGGCCCGGGACGGTCGGTGCTTGGCGGTCTTTTCCTGCTCTTCATCCTGGAGAATGTGCTAGGGCTCTTGCGGCGTCGAGGGCGCAAGCCA AGATGCTGCGGGCAGAAAAGAAAGGACCTCAGAACTCCAAACCTGGACGTGGAGGATGGCAGTGGGGTGGCCCTTCAGCCACTGCAGGCAGCTCCAG AGCCAGGGGCTCAGAGACCAAGGGAGCAGGACAGCCAGCCCCCAACCGTCCCAGCCCCTCCTGGGCACCAAGGCCACAGTCACGGGTACGAGGGTGGTGGTGGCACCAACATCACATGGATGGTCCTCCTGGGAGACGGTCTGCACAACCTCACTGATGGGCTGGCCATAG gggcTGCCTTCTCTGATGGCTTCTCCAGCGGCCTCAGCACCACTGTAGCGGTCTTCTGCCACGAGCTGCCCCACGAACTGG GTGACTTCGCCATGCTGCTCCAGGCTGGGCTGCCCTTCCGGCAGCTGCTCCTGCTGAGCCTGGTGTCTGGAGTCCTGGGGCTGGGGGGCgcagccctgggggtggggctcaGCCTGGGCCCTGTCCCCCTCACTCCCTGGGTGTTTGGGGTCACTGCCGGGGTCTTCCTCTATGTGGCCCTCGTGGAcatg CTCCCAGCCCTGCTTCGTCCTCCCGAGCCTCTCCCCCTGCTCCACGTGCTGCTGCAGGGGTTGGGGCTGCTGCTGGGGGGTGCCCTCATGCTCACCATAGCCCTACTGGAGGAGCAGTTGTGGCCCCTTGTCTCTGATGACTGA